One Natrinema longum genomic window carries:
- a CDS encoding substrate-binding domain-containing protein, producing the protein MEYRRREMLGAGVAGIAAAVSGCLGGRNAESDGSITGEELALATTTSTYDTGLLDEVNEAFQERFGTPVAANAQGTGKAIESARNGNADVILVHARSQEDEFMRDGYGVNRRDLMFNDFVVVGPSDDPAGVSETEQATAAFDAIASARATFTSRGDDSGTHTKERVVWNEAGLEPGGEWYQETGSGMGDTLTVASESRAYTLADRGTYLSMQDNVDLELLLQGPIEGGPALLANPYGIMAINPEIHSNVNYQLAMAYIGFVTSPDGQAVIEEFTANDQQLFYPEALAEDPDFQQYVPEGWQSNADED; encoded by the coding sequence ATGGAATATCGACGTCGTGAGATGCTCGGGGCGGGTGTAGCCGGGATCGCTGCGGCCGTTTCCGGGTGTCTCGGAGGGCGGAACGCCGAGAGCGACGGATCGATCACCGGCGAAGAACTCGCGCTCGCGACGACGACCAGTACGTACGATACGGGGCTGCTCGACGAGGTCAACGAGGCGTTCCAGGAACGGTTCGGGACGCCCGTCGCGGCCAACGCACAGGGGACGGGGAAAGCGATCGAATCCGCCCGCAACGGCAACGCGGACGTCATCCTCGTCCACGCCCGCTCACAGGAAGACGAGTTCATGCGAGACGGCTACGGCGTCAACCGACGAGATCTGATGTTCAACGACTTCGTGGTGGTCGGTCCGAGCGACGATCCCGCTGGCGTTAGCGAGACGGAACAGGCGACCGCCGCGTTCGACGCCATCGCCAGCGCTCGAGCGACCTTTACCTCTCGCGGCGACGACTCCGGGACACACACCAAGGAGCGCGTGGTCTGGAACGAAGCCGGCCTCGAGCCCGGCGGCGAGTGGTATCAGGAAACCGGCAGCGGGATGGGCGACACGCTGACGGTCGCGAGCGAGTCGCGCGCCTACACGCTGGCCGACCGCGGAACCTACCTCTCGATGCAGGACAACGTCGACCTCGAGCTCCTGCTCCAGGGACCGATCGAGGGCGGGCCGGCGCTCCTCGCGAACCCCTACGGCATCATGGCGATCAACCCCGAGATCCACTCGAACGTCAACTACCAGCTCGCGATGGCCTACATCGGCTTCGTCACGAGTCCCGACGGGCAGGCGGTGATCGAAGAGTTCACCGCCAACGACCAACAGTTGTTCTACCCCGAAGCGCTGGCCGAGGATCCGGACTTCCAGCAGTACGTTCCCGAGGGATGGCAATCGAACGCCGACGAGGACTGA
- a CDS encoding ABC transporter permease — protein sequence MPLESIAEPNYLRSIIRISLTVSLTAVALSTLLSLPIAFLVGFADFRGKRLVTAVINTGMGFPSVVVGLLVLLAISNNGPLGSLNLVYTPEAMIISQCILAAPVITGVALSAVESVDDTVRNAAYGIGGTRTDVALITLKEARYGVITGILAGFGRAVSEVGSVLIVGGNIAYADGTSKTRTITTAITFETRRGEFETALVLGAVLLVLVLLVNGLVLRLGGR from the coding sequence ATGCCACTCGAGTCCATCGCCGAACCCAACTATCTCCGGAGCATTATCCGGATCTCGCTGACGGTCAGCCTGACTGCCGTCGCGCTGAGCACGCTGTTGAGCCTGCCGATCGCATTCCTCGTAGGCTTTGCCGACTTTCGGGGGAAGCGTCTCGTCACGGCCGTCATCAACACGGGAATGGGGTTCCCCAGCGTCGTCGTCGGACTACTCGTCCTGCTGGCGATCTCGAACAACGGCCCACTGGGATCGCTGAATCTCGTCTATACGCCCGAGGCGATGATCATCTCCCAGTGTATCCTCGCCGCGCCGGTCATCACCGGCGTCGCGCTGTCGGCCGTCGAGAGCGTCGACGACACCGTCCGGAACGCGGCCTACGGGATCGGCGGGACCCGAACGGATGTCGCCCTCATCACGCTCAAAGAGGCTCGATACGGCGTTATTACGGGTATCCTCGCCGGGTTCGGGCGCGCAGTCAGCGAGGTCGGCTCCGTCCTGATCGTCGGCGGCAACATTGCCTACGCCGACGGAACCTCGAAGACGCGAACGATCACGACCGCGATCACGTTTGAGACGAGACGGGGCGAGTTCGAGACGGCGCTGGTACTCGGTGCGGTGTTGCTCGTCCTCGTCTTGCTCGTCAACGGACTCGTCTTGCGACTCGGAGGGCGATAA
- a CDS encoding phosphate ABC transporter ATP-binding protein translates to MHLELEGVSYGVDGTRILSDVSLAVEPGEVVTIIGPSGAGKTTLLRLASLFERPTDGAVRSDGTDPWSLPRDERLTLRRRIGVVFQQASLFATSVARNVDAGRRIRRPWSSRVRDFAERLASRWIHGSPTVDDRTLEALELVGLREEWDRAASSLSGGEAQRVSFARALAPRPDLLVLDEPTSDLDPRNTAILERAIERARGHDHGVLLATHDMHQAERISDRVAFLLEGELIEVGSPERVFDTPRDERTARFVRGDLLYDENELLA, encoded by the coding sequence ATGCATCTCGAACTCGAGGGCGTTTCCTACGGCGTCGACGGGACCCGAATTCTGTCGGACGTCTCGCTCGCCGTCGAACCCGGCGAGGTCGTGACGATCATCGGCCCCTCGGGGGCCGGCAAGACCACCCTGTTGCGGCTGGCGTCGCTGTTCGAACGGCCGACCGACGGCGCGGTCCGGAGTGACGGGACGGATCCGTGGTCGCTCCCTCGAGACGAGCGACTCACACTCCGCCGGCGGATCGGGGTCGTCTTCCAGCAGGCGAGCCTGTTTGCGACCTCGGTGGCGCGCAACGTCGACGCCGGCAGGCGGATTCGTCGGCCGTGGTCCAGCCGGGTCCGGGACTTCGCCGAGCGACTCGCGAGCCGCTGGATTCACGGGTCGCCGACGGTCGACGATCGAACGCTCGAGGCCCTCGAACTCGTCGGGCTCCGGGAGGAGTGGGATCGGGCGGCGAGTTCGCTGTCGGGCGGGGAGGCCCAGCGGGTGTCCTTCGCTCGCGCGCTCGCTCCGCGACCCGATCTGCTCGTCCTCGACGAGCCGACCTCGGACCTCGACCCGCGGAACACGGCCATTCTCGAGCGCGCGATCGAGCGGGCCCGCGGCCACGATCACGGCGTCTTGCTCGCGACCCACGACATGCACCAGGCCGAGCGGATTTCCGATCGCGTTGCGTTCCTGCTCGAGGGCGAACTGATCGAAGTCGGCTCGCCCGAGCGGGTGTTCGATACCCCTCGCGACGAACGGACCGCACGCTTCGTTCGCGGTGATCTCCTGTACGATGAAAACGAACTTCTCGCCTGA
- a CDS encoding TOBE domain-containing protein, whose protein sequence is MEKEFDPYLRIDDVAVDRSDVEMLHAIDDCGSLSGAADALERSYPRLQQRVVTLEEAIGPLVERTRGGADGGGSSLTGTARDLLSRFDRLVAAYEGVARVDETVLTGPVVDRDGELATVETDVGAILAVVPADAVTASVTIRSDAVSLHAPSDVPRAEGTSVRNRFSGTVSWLEAGDAVARVGIELEADADDGGTELVALVTRRSVDALSLEPGRSIVASVKATAARGVGVTE, encoded by the coding sequence ATGGAAAAGGAGTTCGACCCCTATCTGCGAATCGACGACGTAGCCGTCGACCGCAGCGACGTCGAGATGCTGCATGCGATCGACGACTGTGGCTCGCTGTCGGGTGCCGCCGACGCCCTCGAGCGGTCCTATCCCAGGCTCCAGCAGCGGGTGGTCACGCTCGAGGAAGCGATCGGGCCGCTGGTCGAGCGAACGCGCGGCGGTGCCGACGGCGGCGGCAGTTCCCTGACGGGAACGGCCAGGGATCTCCTGTCGCGATTCGACCGGCTGGTCGCGGCTTACGAGGGTGTCGCCCGCGTCGACGAGACGGTGCTCACGGGCCCGGTCGTCGACCGCGATGGCGAACTGGCGACCGTCGAGACCGATGTCGGAGCGATTCTGGCGGTCGTTCCGGCCGACGCCGTGACTGCGTCCGTGACGATTCGATCCGACGCCGTCAGTCTCCACGCGCCGAGCGACGTCCCGCGGGCCGAGGGAACGAGCGTTCGCAACCGCTTTTCGGGGACCGTCTCGTGGCTCGAGGCCGGCGACGCTGTCGCGCGTGTCGGAATCGAACTCGAGGCAGACGCAGACGACGGGGGCACCGAACTCGTCGCCCTGGTCACCCGGCGCAGCGTCGACGCCCTGAGCCTCGAGCCCGGCCGATCGATCGTCGCCTCGGTGAAGGCAACGGCGGCACGTGGCGTCGGCGTGACGGAGTAG
- a CDS encoding PLP-dependent cysteine synthase family protein, with protein MKGSILDTIGSPLVQVDSPEGVTVAAKIESFNPGGSAKDRPAREMVRAAERDGLIEPGDWLVEPTSGNTGIGLALVAAARDYDLTIVMPSDKSKERQQVMAAYGADLELVDGDMEDARARAEELEAEGAVQLGQFENPANPEAHYKTTGPEIIEQVGDREIDAFVAGVGTGGTISGIGRRLREEFPDVEIVAVEPERNAVLSTGEAGTDEFQGMGPGFVSDNLDRDLLDRVETVALEDAEAECRRLAREEGVLVGQSSGATSLVSQRIAREIAAPDLECPEIPTAFDEGTEPPSPETDGGATADDCPLVVTVFWDSGERYLSTGLFD; from the coding sequence ATGAAAGGGAGTATCCTGGACACTATCGGCTCGCCGCTCGTCCAGGTCGACTCGCCGGAGGGCGTGACGGTCGCGGCCAAGATCGAATCGTTCAACCCCGGCGGCTCGGCCAAGGATCGGCCGGCCCGCGAGATGGTACGGGCCGCCGAACGCGACGGGCTGATCGAACCCGGCGACTGGCTCGTCGAACCCACGAGCGGCAATACGGGGATCGGGCTCGCGCTCGTCGCCGCCGCCCGCGACTACGACCTGACGATCGTCATGCCGTCGGACAAGTCGAAGGAACGCCAGCAGGTCATGGCGGCCTACGGGGCCGACCTCGAGTTGGTCGACGGCGACATGGAAGACGCCCGGGCCCGCGCCGAGGAACTCGAGGCCGAAGGCGCGGTCCAACTGGGCCAGTTCGAGAACCCCGCGAACCCCGAGGCCCACTACAAGACGACCGGGCCGGAGATCATAGAGCAGGTCGGCGACCGCGAGATCGACGCCTTCGTCGCCGGCGTCGGCACCGGCGGGACGATCTCGGGGATCGGGCGTCGCCTCCGCGAGGAGTTTCCCGACGTCGAGATCGTCGCCGTCGAACCCGAACGAAACGCCGTTCTCTCGACCGGCGAGGCCGGAACGGACGAGTTTCAGGGGATGGGGCCCGGCTTCGTCAGCGACAACCTCGATCGCGACCTGCTCGACCGCGTCGAGACCGTGGCGCTCGAGGACGCCGAGGCGGAGTGTCGTCGCCTCGCCCGCGAGGAGGGGGTCCTCGTCGGCCAGTCCAGCGGGGCGACGAGTCTCGTCTCCCAGCGGATCGCACGGGAGATCGCAGCACCCGACCTCGAGTGTCCGGAAATACCGACGGCGTTCGACGAGGGAACGGAACCGCCATCGCCCGAAACAGACGGGGGAGCGACGGCCGACGACTGCCCGCTGGTCGTCACCGTCTTCTGGGACAGCGGCGAGCGCTACCTCTCGACCGGCCTCTTCGACTGA
- a CDS encoding cupin domain-containing protein produces MDKTNEAEIDWKEYDREETAFRRKELSNAVDASGLGCSLYELPSGMRSWPYHYHTANEEAIYVLAGDGQLETETGLESLTAGDYVTLPADESGGHRVVNDSEGALRYLAMSTMNEPDVTVYPEMGKFGVYVGSPPGGRDDRSLEGYYYIDDETAYWEE; encoded by the coding sequence ATGGACAAGACGAACGAAGCCGAGATCGACTGGAAAGAGTACGACCGCGAGGAGACCGCGTTCCGCCGCAAAGAACTCTCGAACGCCGTCGACGCGTCCGGGCTCGGCTGTAGCCTCTACGAACTTCCCTCCGGGATGCGATCGTGGCCCTACCACTACCACACGGCCAACGAGGAAGCGATCTACGTACTGGCCGGCGACGGCCAGCTCGAAACCGAGACCGGCCTCGAGTCGCTGACGGCGGGCGACTACGTGACCCTTCCGGCGGACGAGAGCGGGGGCCACCGCGTCGTCAACGACAGCGAGGGCGCGCTCCGCTATCTGGCGATGTCGACGATGAACGAGCCCGACGTCACCGTCTATCCGGAGATGGGGAAGTTCGGCGTGTACGTCGGGTCGCCCCCGGGCGGTCGCGACGACCGATCGCTCGAGGGCTACTACTACATCGACGACGAGACGGCCTACTGGGAGGAGTAG
- a CDS encoding tRNA (cytidine(56)-2'-O)-methyltransferase, whose product MHDDSEVAVLRLGHRPGRDDRMTTHVGLTARALGADRVVFPDNAGQSLETVADITERFGGPFAAELTGSPQGLIRNWTGRVVHLTMYGERVQDVEDEIRTAHGSDGEALLLVVGSEKVPFDVYEEADWNVGVTNQPHSEVAGLAVFLDRLFEGRELEQEWDDADRRVIPMETGKRVESADSDANSERE is encoded by the coding sequence ATGCACGACGATAGCGAGGTCGCCGTCCTTCGACTCGGTCACCGACCCGGTCGGGACGACCGGATGACGACCCACGTCGGACTGACCGCGCGGGCACTGGGGGCCGACCGCGTCGTCTTTCCCGACAACGCCGGCCAGTCACTCGAGACAGTGGCGGACATCACCGAGCGCTTCGGCGGCCCCTTCGCGGCCGAACTCACCGGCTCCCCGCAGGGACTCATCCGAAACTGGACGGGGCGAGTCGTCCACCTCACGATGTACGGCGAGCGCGTTCAGGACGTCGAAGACGAGATCCGAACGGCACACGGAAGCGACGGCGAGGCGCTGTTGCTCGTCGTCGGCTCCGAAAAAGTCCCCTTCGACGTCTACGAGGAAGCCGACTGGAACGTCGGCGTGACTAATCAGCCCCACTCCGAAGTCGCCGGGCTCGCGGTCTTTCTGGATCGCCTCTTCGAGGGACGAGAACTCGAGCAGGAGTGGGACGACGCCGATCGGCGGGTGATCCCGATGGAGACGGGCAAGCGCGTCGAATCGGCGGATTCGGACGCGAACTCGGAACGGGAGTAA
- a CDS encoding MFS transporter, with product MRWQYRTTVLVLCLLAFFVTYFARMAISPVIPFIVAEFDVSNTRIGLALTGMWLAYGLSQFPSGVLSDRYGEKQIILVAVGGTVIASLLLAFAPIFAVFVVVAFLLGSVAGLHYSVATTLLSRTYDELGRAVGIHSMGAPIAGLVAPVASAWVGVRYGWRPALALALVVGLPVFVLFAWRIDPTEPRRPEQLMRDRFELTVLFDLVSRPAVAFTLVVAMLGTFIVQGLLTFLPTFFVDYHRYSATLAGTAFSAFFIVRTVGQLLLGELSDRYGRDLAIAGSMFAGAIGLFGLVVGRSPVTLGAAVVLAGLGSSFFAAIDPRFLDQFDTSERGAGFGLVRTCYTVVGSAGSAGVGLFADLFSWGTAFLILAGLFSVTFLALAVNWLFDLGY from the coding sequence ATGCGCTGGCAGTACCGAACGACTGTTCTCGTGCTTTGTCTGCTCGCGTTTTTCGTCACGTACTTCGCCCGGATGGCGATCAGTCCGGTCATTCCGTTCATCGTCGCGGAGTTCGACGTCTCGAACACGCGGATCGGGCTCGCGCTGACGGGGATGTGGCTCGCGTACGGCCTCTCGCAGTTCCCGAGTGGTGTCCTCAGCGATCGGTACGGGGAAAAGCAGATCATACTCGTCGCCGTCGGCGGGACGGTGATCGCGAGCCTCTTGCTCGCGTTCGCGCCGATCTTTGCCGTGTTCGTCGTGGTCGCCTTCCTCCTGGGATCGGTCGCAGGACTGCACTACTCCGTGGCGACGACGCTGCTGTCGCGGACGTACGACGAACTCGGCCGTGCGGTGGGGATCCACTCGATGGGTGCCCCGATCGCGGGACTGGTCGCGCCCGTCGCGTCGGCTTGGGTCGGCGTCCGGTACGGCTGGCGGCCGGCGCTCGCGCTCGCGCTGGTCGTCGGCCTCCCGGTTTTCGTCCTCTTCGCCTGGCGAATCGACCCCACGGAGCCCCGGCGGCCGGAGCAGCTGATGCGCGATCGGTTCGAACTCACCGTGCTGTTCGACCTCGTCTCGCGGCCGGCAGTCGCGTTTACCCTCGTGGTCGCGATGCTCGGCACGTTTATCGTCCAGGGGTTGCTCACGTTTCTGCCGACGTTTTTCGTCGACTACCACCGCTACTCGGCGACCCTCGCCGGCACGGCTTTTTCCGCGTTTTTCATCGTTCGCACCGTCGGCCAGCTCCTGCTCGGCGAACTCTCCGATCGGTACGGGCGCGACCTCGCCATCGCCGGCTCGATGTTCGCCGGTGCCATCGGACTCTTCGGACTGGTCGTCGGCCGGTCCCCCGTGACACTCGGTGCCGCCGTGGTGTTGGCGGGACTGGGCTCGAGTTTCTTCGCCGCGATCGATCCCCGGTTTCTCGATCAGTTCGACACCAGTGAACGCGGTGCCGGCTTCGGACTCGTCCGGACGTGTTACACTGTCGTCGGCTCTGCGGGTTCGGCCGGCGTCGGACTGTTCGCCGACCTGTTCAGTTGGGGGACGGCGTTTCTCATCCTCGCCGGACTGTTTTCGGTGACGTTCCTCGCGCTCGCGGTCAACTGGCTGTTCGATCTCGGATACTGA
- a CDS encoding DoxX family membrane protein, with protein sequence MTSSTISADARNTFESTIGGYTVGGRAHSLSAWFVLSLRLMMGWAFAYSGFTKIVAAEPFSAGGYLTNVAATNGNPLAGLFAWMGATPWFVEFANVAVPWGELLIGLGLLVGALVRLAAFFGALMMLMFYFGNWDIAHGVINGDFAYMLVFLAVAAFGAGRILGLDASIETYDLGGQTLLERYPRLEYVLG encoded by the coding sequence ATGACTTCATCCACGATTTCCGCAGACGCGCGTAACACCTTCGAAAGCACCATCGGCGGCTACACGGTCGGCGGCCGCGCCCACAGCCTCTCGGCCTGGTTCGTCCTCTCGCTCCGGCTCATGATGGGCTGGGCCTTCGCCTACTCCGGGTTCACGAAGATCGTCGCGGCCGAACCGTTCAGCGCCGGCGGCTACCTGACCAACGTCGCAGCGACCAACGGCAACCCGCTCGCGGGTCTCTTCGCCTGGATGGGCGCGACGCCCTGGTTCGTCGAGTTCGCGAACGTGGCCGTCCCGTGGGGCGAACTCCTGATCGGCCTCGGCCTGCTCGTCGGCGCGCTCGTCCGCCTCGCGGCGTTCTTCGGCGCGCTGATGATGCTCATGTTCTACTTCGGGAACTGGGACATCGCCCACGGGGTCATCAACGGGGACTTCGCGTACATGCTCGTCTTCCTCGCCGTCGCCGCCTTCGGTGCCGGCCGGATCCTCGGCCTCGACGCCTCCATCGAGACCTACGACCTCGGCGGCCAGACGCTCCTCGAGCGCTACCCCCGCCTCGAGTACGTCCTCGGGTAG
- a CDS encoding DUF7342 family protein produces MTDRFGSAETPPEDRSGNRTTFQRVYDCLVGTTDPASAGEFASRADCSENGARRALEQLVEMGIADRSNERPALYRRNQSYFRWKRVETLVRDHSASELHTRLEELIDADRERQERYGVPEPDAVVPDDSIADHETLHDRWEDLTEWRTIRRDITLLKRAVQRAESSADERARV; encoded by the coding sequence ATGACGGATCGTTTCGGATCCGCTGAAACCCCGCCTGAGGATCGAAGCGGGAATCGAACGACGTTCCAACGAGTCTACGACTGCCTCGTCGGTACCACCGATCCCGCCTCCGCGGGGGAGTTCGCGTCGCGGGCGGACTGTTCCGAAAACGGCGCTCGACGAGCGCTCGAGCAACTCGTCGAGATGGGGATCGCGGACCGATCGAACGAGCGGCCAGCACTGTACCGGCGGAATCAGTCGTACTTTCGGTGGAAACGCGTCGAAACGCTGGTCCGTGACCACAGCGCGAGCGAACTTCACACCCGCCTCGAGGAACTCATCGACGCGGATCGAGAGCGACAGGAACGATACGGCGTCCCCGAACCGGACGCCGTCGTCCCGGACGACTCGATCGCGGACCACGAGACCCTCCACGATCGCTGGGAGGATCTCACGGAGTGGCGGACGATTCGGCGGGACATCACGCTCCTGAAACGAGCCGTCCAGCGGGCGGAATCGTCAGCCGACGAACGGGCACGGGTCTGA
- a CDS encoding thiolase family protein has protein sequence MSANTPVIVSAVRTAQGKEDGALADIRSEDLSIPLVDEMLAETGVEGEAVDDLMWGCAQQRSEQRTNIARQIALFSELGESVPATTIDRQCASSAQAIISAADSIAAGRHDAVIAGGVESMSRVKMGGGDSDDMYPPLDETYGMRNLQMGMTAEKVAEKYDISREEQDEYGARSQQRAVEATEEGKFDDEIVPIETEDGVHDEDEGLRPGTTPEKLAELPTVFKEDGTVTPGNASQIADGAAGVMLTSREFADENDLEVLAEVGTSYVAGVDPTIMGVGPVPATEGLLERAGREIDDYGLVEINEAFASQTLYSQRELGIPDDQLNVNGGAISIGHPLGCSGARLPVTLVHEMNREGVERGIATECVGFGQGAAIEFELP, from the coding sequence ATGTCAGCCAATACGCCGGTAATCGTTAGCGCTGTTAGAACTGCACAGGGGAAAGAAGACGGTGCGCTCGCGGATATCCGCAGCGAGGACCTCTCGATCCCGCTGGTCGACGAGATGCTCGCCGAGACGGGCGTCGAGGGCGAGGCCGTCGACGACCTGATGTGGGGCTGTGCACAGCAGCGCTCGGAGCAGCGGACGAACATCGCGCGCCAGATCGCGCTCTTCTCGGAACTCGGCGAGTCGGTTCCCGCAACGACTATCGACCGACAGTGTGCCTCCTCCGCACAGGCGATCATCAGCGCCGCGGACTCGATCGCCGCGGGTCGCCACGACGCGGTCATCGCCGGCGGCGTCGAGAGTATGAGCCGCGTCAAGATGGGCGGCGGCGATAGCGACGACATGTATCCCCCACTCGACGAGACGTACGGAATGCGAAACCTCCAGATGGGGATGACCGCCGAGAAGGTCGCCGAGAAGTACGACATCAGCCGCGAGGAACAGGACGAGTACGGCGCGCGCAGCCAGCAGCGTGCGGTCGAGGCCACCGAGGAGGGCAAGTTCGACGACGAGATCGTTCCCATCGAGACCGAGGACGGCGTCCACGACGAGGACGAGGGCCTCCGACCGGGGACGACGCCCGAGAAACTCGCCGAACTGCCGACGGTGTTCAAGGAAGACGGCACGGTCACGCCCGGCAACGCCTCCCAGATCGCCGACGGCGCGGCTGGCGTCATGCTGACCAGCCGCGAGTTCGCGGACGAGAACGACCTCGAGGTGCTGGCGGAAGTCGGCACCAGCTACGTCGCGGGCGTCGATCCGACCATCATGGGCGTCGGCCCCGTGCCGGCGACCGAGGGACTCCTCGAGCGCGCCGGCCGCGAGATCGACGACTACGGACTCGTCGAGATCAACGAGGCGTTCGCCAGCCAGACGCTGTACTCCCAGCGGGAACTGGGCATTCCGGACGACCAGTTGAACGTCAACGGCGGCGCGATTTCGATCGGGCACCCGCTGGGTTGTTCCGGCGCGCGACTGCCGGTGACGCTCGTCCACGAGATGAACCGCGAGGGCGTCGAACGAGGCATCGCGACGGAGTGTGTCGGCTTCGGCCAGGGTGCGGCGATCGAGTTCGAGTTGCCCTGA
- the aroA gene encoding 3-phosphoshikimate 1-carboxyvinyltransferase has protein sequence MNVTIRPSSVEGTAQAPPSKSYTHRAILAAGYADEATVHDALWSADTQATARAVGLFGGDVDRYDDGILEIDGFDGRPEVPADVIDCANSGTTMRLVTAAAALADGTSVLTGDESLRSRPQGPLLEALADLGAEAYSTRGNGQAPLVVTGPLAGGDVSIPGDVSSQYITALLMAGAITEEGVTIDLETELKSAPYVDITLEVLAAFGVEARKTETGFHVDGGQSYAPAGGEYAVPGDFSSISYPLAAGAIAGNAGESVRIEGAHPSAQGDSAIVDIVERMGADVDWDRDAGTIDVSTAPLSGIEVDVEDTPDLLPTIATLGAVADGDTRITNAEHVRYKETDRVSAMADELGTMGVETTEERDSLTVHGGASTLEGATVQGRADHRIIMALALAGLVADGETTIEGADHVDVSFPGFFGLLEELGVELERRD, from the coding sequence ATGAACGTCACGATCAGGCCCTCGAGCGTCGAGGGGACGGCGCAGGCACCGCCTTCGAAGAGTTATACCCACCGGGCGATCCTCGCGGCGGGCTACGCCGACGAGGCGACCGTCCACGACGCGCTCTGGAGCGCGGACACGCAGGCGACCGCCCGGGCGGTGGGACTGTTCGGTGGCGACGTCGACCGATACGACGACGGGATCCTCGAGATCGACGGCTTCGACGGCCGTCCCGAGGTGCCGGCGGACGTCATCGACTGCGCGAACAGCGGGACGACGATGCGTCTCGTCACGGCGGCGGCCGCACTCGCGGACGGGACCTCGGTGCTGACCGGCGACGAATCGCTGCGCTCGCGCCCGCAGGGCCCGCTCCTCGAGGCGCTCGCCGACCTCGGGGCCGAGGCGTACAGCACCCGCGGGAACGGACAGGCCCCGCTGGTCGTCACCGGCCCCCTCGCGGGCGGCGACGTGTCGATCCCCGGCGACGTCTCCTCTCAATACATCACCGCCTTGCTGATGGCCGGTGCGATCACCGAGGAGGGAGTCACCATCGACCTCGAGACCGAACTCAAGTCCGCGCCGTACGTCGACATCACGCTCGAGGTGCTCGCGGCGTTCGGCGTCGAGGCCCGGAAGACGGAGACGGGCTTTCACGTCGATGGCGGGCAATCGTACGCGCCGGCGGGCGGCGAGTACGCGGTTCCCGGCGATTTCTCGTCGATTTCCTACCCGCTTGCCGCGGGCGCGATCGCCGGCAATGCGGGTGAGAGCGTCCGCATCGAGGGCGCACACCCCAGTGCGCAGGGTGACAGCGCCATCGTCGACATCGTCGAGCGAATGGGTGCCGACGTCGACTGGGATCGAGACGCAGGGACGATCGACGTCTCGACGGCTCCGCTCTCCGGGATCGAGGTCGACGTCGAGGACACCCCGGATCTGCTGCCGACGATCGCGACGCTGGGTGCGGTCGCGGACGGCGACACGCGGATTACGAACGCCGAGCACGTCCGGTACAAGGAGACCGACCGCGTGAGCGCGATGGCCGACGAGTTAGGAACGATGGGGGTCGAAACGACCGAAGAGCGGGATTCGCTGACGGTCCACGGCGGTGCATCGACGCTCGAGGGCGCGACCGTCCAGGGGCGGGCCGACCACCGCATCATCATGGCGCTGGCACTCGCGGGGCTGGTCGCCGACGGCGAGACCACCATCGAAGGTGCCGACCACGTCGATGTCTCGTTCCCCGGCTTCTTCGGGCTGCTCGAGGAGTTGGGTGTGGAACTGGAGCGACGGGACTAG